The following proteins are co-located in the Ruminococcaceae bacterium KH2T8 genome:
- a CDS encoding HEAT repeat-containing protein, translating into MSRVDSLRGKITKYAAKGNLAKLVKLAEDQDPDVRAEVALAMGKINTYESGMALIPLLRDSVSMVRANASTAAAECNAKHCEEYVKKLAFADPDPLVRETAKAAYDCLKTSVI; encoded by the coding sequence CACAAAATATGCTGCTAAGGGTAACTTGGCCAAGCTTGTGAAACTCGCCGAGGATCAGGATCCTGATGTTCGCGCAGAGGTTGCACTTGCTATGGGTAAGATCAACACTTACGAGAGCGGCATGGCACTCATTCCCCTCCTCAGGGACTCTGTATCAATGGTTAGAGCCAATGCTTCTACCGCTGCAGCAGAGTGTAACGCTAAGCATTGCGAGGAGTACGTAAAGAAATTAGCTTTCGCAGATCCCGATCCCCTCGTAAGAGAAACAGCTAAAGCGGCTTACGATTGTCTCAAGACTTCGGTAATCTGA